The nucleotide window GCACTTTATTAGTATTAAGTTTTCTTTTTACAAGTTGTGAATCAGTGAATAACGCCAATAATGCCCAAAAAGGAGCAGGGATTGGAGCTGTTGCAGGAGGAGTTATTGGAGCAATTATTGGGAACAATACCGGGATTGGTACTGCAGGAGGTGCTGCAATTGGAGCTGCGATTGGCGGAGGAACAGGAGCAATTATTGGGCACAACATGGATAAACAGGCTAGGGAAATTGACGAAGCGCTTCCAAGTGCCGATGTGGAGAGAGTAGGGGAAGGAATTCGTTTGGTTCTTAAAGAAGATGCCGTTCGTTTTGATTTGAATAAAGCAACTTTAACTGCTCAGGCAAAGGCTAATTTGGACAAATTGGTTCCAGTTTTTAAGGAATACGGTGATACAAATATTGAAATTTTTGGTTATACTGACAGTACCGGAAAACCGGAATATAATTTGACCCTTTCACAAAAAAGAGCCGAATCGGTAAAAGCTTATTTGATTTCAAAAGGTTTAGTAGCCAGCCGTTTCAAAACATCAGGTCATGGAATTGCTGATCCAATTGCAACAAATGATACACCAGAAGGAAGAAGTCAAAATCGTCGTGTAGAATTTGCTATTACTGCCAATCAAAAAATGATTGAAGATGCCAAAAAAGGACAATAATGATATTTAAAAATGTTAAAAAAAACTGCTTTATTACGAAGCAGTTTTTTTTTGGATATAAATGAATTATCAACATATTTTTTTTGGTAAAGAAACTATATTTGTTTTCTCAAATTTTAATGATATAGAATGCTTCAGGTTCAAAATATTTCATTCGGTTATACCGAAAAAATCATTATCCAAAACGTTGGTTTTACAGTTTCCAAAGGTCAGAATATTGCAATTCTTGGGGAAAGTGGTTGTGGAAAAAGTACCCTTTTAAAACTTATTTATGGTATGTACGACCTAAATGAGGGGCAGATTTTCTATAACGAAAAGGAGATTTTGGGACCAAAATTTAATTTGATTCCAGGGATGCCATTTATGAAATATTTGGCTCAGGATTTTGATTTGATGCCTTATGAAACGGTAGCCGAAAACGTGGGCAAGTTTCTTTCCAATGGTTTTTTGCCTTTAAAAAAACTACGTATTCAGGAATTACTGGAAATGGTTGAAATGACAGAATATGCTAATGTAAAAGCCAAATTACTAAGTGGTGGACAACAACAGCGAGTGGCATTGGCGAAAGTTTTGGCACTCGAACCGGAAGTTTTGTTGCTTGATGAACCGTTTAGCCATATCGATAATTTTAGAAAAAATGCTTTGCGCAGAAACCTTTTTGCTTATTTGAAGAAAAAGGGAATTACTACTTTTATTGCGACCCATGATAGTACAGATGCTCTTTCTTTTTCGGATGAAACGATAGTTTTGCATCAAGGCAGAATTATCGAGAAAGGACCTTCAGCTGATGTTTATAATTATCCTTTGAATAAATATGTTGCCTCTCTTTTTGGCGAAGTGAATGAACTGAAATTGTCTCAATTGATGCCTATTGATGGTGAGGATGAAATTATTTTATTGTATCCACACCAATTGAAATTGGATCCAAGTGGTTCGATAAAAGCTGTTGCCAAGCAGTCTTTTTTTAAGGGAAGCCGCTATTTGATCAAAGCTGTATTTGATAAGAAAGTCATTTTCTTTGAACATGAATCTGCTTTGGAAGTTAATCAGGAAGTAGTTTTGAAAATTATTTAAGTATATTTTTTGCAAATAAAAAAAGGGATAGTTTATTATTAAGCCATCCCTTTTTCTATTCAGTTAGTTTTTCAAATATTTCTCTAAGAATTGGTCTTGCTCCCATAATAGGTGCAAAATGTTTTCTTTGGCAACATAACTATGCGCTTCTTTAGGTAATATTACCATTCGCACTGGCGCACCTAATCCTTTTAGAGCTTGGAAATAACGTTCTGTTTGCAAAGTAAAAGTGCCCGGATTATTATCAGCTTCGCCGTGAACTAAAAGCATAGGTGTTTTCATTTTATCGGCACTCATAAAGGGAGACATTGTATTGTACACTTCGGGGACTTCCCAGTAATTACGCTGTTCGCTTTGAAAACCAAATGGGGTTAAGGTTCTGTTATAGGCACCGCTTCTTGCTATACCACAGGCAAAAAGTTTGGAATGGGTTAATAAATTTGCCGTCATAAAGGCTCCGTAGGAATGTCCGCCAATAGCCACTTTTTTAGTATTGATGTACCCTAAAGCATTTACAGCATTTATTGCGGCTTCGGCATCATCGACTAATTGTGAGATAAAATTATCATTCGGTTCTGTAGTTCCTTCTCCAATGATTGGAAAGGACGCATCATCAAGAACAGCATATCCTTTTGTCACCCAATATACAAATGAACCATAATAAGGGAATGTAAATTCATTAGGGTTTTGACTGTTTTGCCCAGCACTGTTTTTGTCTTTGTATTCAGCCGGATATGCCCAAATTAGTAAAGGTAATTTTTCTTTTTTGACTTTGTCGTAACCTTCAGGTAAGTATAACGTTCCGGATAATTCAACTCCGTCTTTTCGTTTGTATTTGATTACTTCTTTGCTCACATTTTTAATGCTTTCAAATGGGTTTGTAAAAGCGGTAATGGGAGTTAAGCTGTTTTTTTGTTTGATGTTTCTAAAATAATA belongs to Flavobacterium aquiphilum and includes:
- a CDS encoding OmpA family protein produces the protein MKKIAILGISTLLVLSFLFTSCESVNNANNAQKGAGIGAVAGGVIGAIIGNNTGIGTAGGAAIGAAIGGGTGAIIGHNMDKQAREIDEALPSADVERVGEGIRLVLKEDAVRFDLNKATLTAQAKANLDKLVPVFKEYGDTNIEIFGYTDSTGKPEYNLTLSQKRAESVKAYLISKGLVASRFKTSGHGIADPIATNDTPEGRSQNRRVEFAITANQKMIEDAKKGQ
- a CDS encoding ABC transporter ATP-binding protein: MLQVQNISFGYTEKIIIQNVGFTVSKGQNIAILGESGCGKSTLLKLIYGMYDLNEGQIFYNEKEILGPKFNLIPGMPFMKYLAQDFDLMPYETVAENVGKFLSNGFLPLKKLRIQELLEMVEMTEYANVKAKLLSGGQQQRVALAKVLALEPEVLLLDEPFSHIDNFRKNALRRNLFAYLKKKGITTFIATHDSTDALSFSDETIVLHQGRIIEKGPSADVYNYPLNKYVASLFGEVNELKLSQLMPIDGEDEIILLYPHQLKLDPSGSIKAVAKQSFFKGSRYLIKAVFDKKVIFFEHESALEVNQEVVLKII